The following are encoded together in the Kribbella voronezhensis genome:
- a CDS encoding HNH endonuclease yields the protein MSRDYTKPTLKLLFGRATHCAYPNCTSPLIFEDRGRLTVSVDIAHIRSESPDGPRYDSTYPEPLIDSEENLLLLCGIHHRPVDQHEVDYPVSELLEWKRRQVTASSGRQLSEQQLEQIVQQVQQSLATLTEVKLAVQPVGLVLVNHGWLSVPLEGLGATTLSKPDQGQYLGVEVTNEGLVPVTVNAVGIDVDIDASPFYASYQFLLDDSSFLPSRRLEGKSSASWPAHIPTVQASILEIAKTYRRVPRRFRCFVKPGAGDRAEGTWMSILHLPIWKSDITEERLLDVNTSAAESQQWESGQGTS from the coding sequence GTGAGCCGCGACTACACCAAACCGACACTCAAGCTTCTCTTCGGCCGCGCAACGCACTGTGCTTACCCCAATTGCACCTCGCCCCTGATCTTCGAGGATCGCGGGCGCTTAACGGTATCCGTGGACATCGCACACATCCGGTCCGAGTCGCCTGACGGCCCGCGATACGACTCCACCTACCCAGAGCCGTTGATCGACTCAGAAGAGAATCTCTTGCTGCTCTGCGGGATCCATCACCGACCCGTCGACCAGCACGAGGTGGACTATCCGGTCTCTGAGCTTCTCGAATGGAAGCGCCGACAGGTCACCGCTAGCTCTGGTAGGCAGCTCTCCGAACAGCAGCTCGAACAGATCGTGCAGCAGGTACAACAGTCGCTCGCAACACTGACCGAAGTGAAGCTCGCCGTTCAGCCGGTCGGGTTGGTCCTGGTAAATCACGGGTGGCTGAGCGTCCCGCTTGAAGGCCTCGGGGCGACCACACTCTCCAAGCCGGACCAGGGGCAGTACCTGGGCGTCGAGGTCACCAACGAAGGGCTCGTGCCAGTGACAGTCAATGCCGTCGGCATCGACGTCGACATCGATGCATCACCCTTCTACGCCAGCTACCAATTTCTGCTGGACGACTCGTCGTTCCTGCCCTCACGACGGCTCGAGGGCAAGTCGAGTGCCTCATGGCCAGCGCATATCCCTACTGTCCAGGCGAGCATCTTGGAGATCGCGAAGACGTATAGACGAGTGCCGCGTCGTTTCCGGTGCTTCGTCAAGCCTGGCGCAGGCGACCGAGCGGAGGGTACGTGGATGTCCATCCTGCATCTACCGATCTGGAAGTCGGACATCACCG